Proteins from a genomic interval of Streptomyces sp. NBC_01445:
- a CDS encoding SUKH-4 family immunity protein produces MKSTLTADQLVRAHGLDNIVYFPQHTGTPLEPATAAFLSAVGIPNMRLFKTRADIGLEDPDPVELGALFDLEDDDFDCPAERRHWQTLGYLRTTLIVIDPDSGAVHGYPEGEEDSLPLHRDVESLAYCLTEFRKLQDAHAHKDNTEVIVHHFREAVTAFDATPLEDDESEWNTILDEILDGIW; encoded by the coding sequence TTGAAGAGCACTCTGACCGCCGACCAGCTCGTGCGCGCTCACGGCCTGGACAACATCGTGTACTTCCCTCAACACACAGGCACGCCGTTGGAACCCGCCACAGCAGCCTTCCTCAGCGCTGTCGGCATCCCCAACATGCGCCTGTTCAAGACACGAGCCGACATCGGACTCGAGGACCCCGACCCCGTCGAGCTCGGAGCCCTCTTCGACCTTGAGGACGACGACTTCGACTGCCCGGCCGAACGCCGACACTGGCAGACCCTCGGCTACCTGCGCACCACCCTCATCGTCATCGACCCGGACTCCGGTGCCGTACACGGCTACCCGGAGGGCGAAGAAGACAGCCTGCCGCTGCACCGCGACGTGGAATCACTCGCCTACTGCCTGACCGAGTTCCGCAAACTCCAGGATGCTCACGCCCACAAAGACAACACTGAAGTAATCGTTCACCACTTCCGCGAGGCCGTCACCGCCTTCGATGCCACCCCCCTCGAAGATGACGAATCAGAGTGGAACACCATCCTCGATGAAATCCTCGACGGGATCTGGTAA
- a CDS encoding mechanosensitive ion channel family protein yields the protein MENVLRPVIVVGGSVVLTLLVGWAVDRLLRRADGRHHETPLWGLLRRGRVPFQLVLCTAMLRGSYAEAKLLEEHSIGIGRILTLTLIGSTAWLVVRIAAAIVETSYTRYATAHRDPARVRRVRTQVSLIQRVVSAIVGVVAVAAMLLTFPAMRAAGASLLASAGVLGIVAGVAAQSTLSNLFAGLQIAFGDMVRLGDTVVVDGEWGTVDEITLTFLTVRTWDERRITMPVSYFTSKPFENWSRGSAQMTGIVFFHVDHSAPVEAMREKLRDILRECPAWDGRDYGLAVTDSTPNTMQVRALVTAKDADDIWTVRVTVRERMMRWLTEDHPYALPRVNTAGAAPPPGRTLQGPRRDQDGAATHSFEPRTGTGRG from the coding sequence ATGGAGAACGTACTGCGCCCGGTGATCGTCGTCGGCGGCTCGGTCGTGCTCACGCTGCTCGTCGGGTGGGCCGTGGACCGGCTGCTGCGACGCGCGGACGGCCGGCACCACGAGACCCCGCTGTGGGGGCTGCTCCGTCGCGGCCGTGTCCCCTTCCAACTCGTTCTGTGCACCGCCATGCTCAGAGGGTCTTACGCGGAGGCCAAGCTGCTGGAGGAGCACTCCATCGGCATCGGCCGGATCCTGACGCTGACCCTCATCGGCTCCACGGCCTGGCTGGTGGTGCGCATCGCCGCCGCCATCGTGGAGACCTCGTACACCCGCTACGCGACCGCGCACCGCGACCCCGCCCGGGTCCGCCGGGTCCGCACCCAGGTGTCGCTGATCCAGCGGGTGGTGTCCGCGATCGTCGGTGTGGTCGCGGTCGCCGCGATGCTGCTCACCTTCCCGGCGATGCGGGCGGCCGGCGCCTCGCTGCTCGCCTCGGCCGGCGTCCTCGGCATCGTCGCCGGTGTCGCCGCACAGTCCACGCTGTCGAACCTCTTCGCCGGGCTGCAGATCGCCTTCGGCGACATGGTGCGCCTCGGCGACACGGTCGTGGTGGACGGCGAGTGGGGCACCGTCGACGAGATCACCCTGACCTTTCTGACGGTACGGACCTGGGACGAGCGGCGGATCACGATGCCCGTCTCGTACTTCACCTCGAAGCCGTTCGAGAACTGGTCGCGTGGCAGCGCCCAGATGACCGGCATCGTCTTCTTCCACGTCGACCACTCGGCGCCGGTGGAGGCCATGCGCGAGAAGCTGCGCGACATCCTGCGCGAGTGCCCGGCCTGGGACGGACGCGACTACGGGCTCGCCGTCACGGATTCCACTCCTAACACCATGCAGGTGCGCGCCCTGGTCACGGCCAAGGACGCGGACGATATCTGGACGGTGAGGGTCACGGTCCGTGAGCGGATGATGCGCTGGCTGACCGAGGACCACCCCTACGCGCTCCCCCGCGTCAACACGGCCGGCGCGGCACCGCCTCCGGGCAGGACGCTGCAGGGCCCGCGCCGCGACCAAGACGGCGCCGCGACCCACTCCTTCGAGCCACGCACAGGCACGGGCCGCGGCTAG
- a CDS encoding SsgA family sporulation/cell division regulator, whose protein sequence is MSPDSDRQLEGIARGFVTLPGGERERCDITLRYSTDDPLVVGLTVSRPGHGSAGWVISRDLLSAGLTGTAGIGDITVEPVAEQSSPLGVLLRVRNEVGEARIHIDHQALLLYLERSHAMMPFGSEAQSRQADAELDQLLDEDQDPPVVR, encoded by the coding sequence GTGAGTCCTGACAGTGACAGACAACTCGAGGGCATCGCACGGGGGTTCGTCACCCTGCCCGGCGGCGAACGCGAACGGTGCGACATCACGCTCAGGTACTCCACCGACGACCCGCTCGTCGTCGGCCTGACCGTGTCCCGGCCCGGCCACGGCAGCGCCGGCTGGGTCATCTCGCGGGACCTGCTGTCCGCCGGCCTCACCGGTACAGCGGGCATAGGAGACATCACCGTGGAGCCCGTGGCAGAGCAGAGCTCGCCGCTCGGGGTCCTGCTGCGAGTCCGCAACGAGGTGGGCGAGGCCCGCATCCACATCGACCACCAGGCGCTGCTGCTCTACCTCGAGCGCAGCCACGCCATGATGCCCTTCGGCAGTGAGGCACAGTCGAGACAGGCCGACGCGGAACTCGACCAACTGCTCGACGAGGATCAGGACCCGCCCGTCGTGCGGTAA
- a CDS encoding glycosyltransferase family 2 protein produces the protein MTAVVVAALAAATVVVHLQSKSPILTFYWWLGMMVIVLCLVSFLKGRSFTHLPVARGRTVAIIPAFEEPTDKLHRTVWSLLAQTHPLDEIHVIDDGSQQHPVEPFDHPQVFWHRQENKGKRGAQVTVLRHLQAQGKHFDFVLTIDSDGEPFPDALEQQLRAMSNPRIQATTGMIYIRNFEETWVSRAADIDIGTSCVMMRSSRSMLGALETTSGALALYRAELLYDHLDAYEVECGTGDDRWLALRALMRGEVVAVNEAGVVTDMPTTLKKTYRQRLRWARSWWWMLPFVYSRLSLKQLISPTFGLLQLVITPVMLAWTVVMTVMTLGGRYHNPGVALVYLAVYLVVRYGQSGLYVLMRPDMTTRQRWRSWLVGTPSSVFMNIVLLCPTRYWALFKLRDNAWQSRGLTAKTALPKGRHRAESKNVINA, from the coding sequence GTGACTGCTGTGGTGGTAGCGGCTCTGGCCGCTGCCACCGTGGTGGTCCACCTCCAGTCGAAGAGCCCGATCCTGACGTTCTACTGGTGGCTGGGCATGATGGTGATCGTGCTCTGCCTGGTCTCGTTCCTGAAGGGCCGGTCCTTCACACACCTGCCCGTGGCTCGCGGCCGCACGGTAGCCATCATCCCGGCCTTCGAAGAGCCCACGGACAAACTGCACCGCACCGTGTGGTCGCTGCTGGCCCAGACGCATCCCCTCGATGAGATCCATGTGATCGACGACGGCTCGCAGCAACACCCCGTGGAGCCCTTCGACCACCCCCAGGTCTTCTGGCACCGGCAGGAGAACAAGGGCAAGCGCGGGGCCCAGGTCACGGTACTGCGTCACCTCCAGGCGCAGGGCAAGCACTTCGACTTCGTCCTCACCATCGACTCAGACGGCGAGCCCTTCCCGGATGCTCTGGAGCAGCAGCTCCGGGCCATGAGCAACCCGCGGATTCAGGCCACCACTGGGATGATCTACATCCGCAACTTCGAGGAGACCTGGGTCTCCAGGGCTGCGGACATCGACATCGGCACCTCGTGCGTGATGATGCGCTCCTCGCGCTCCATGCTCGGAGCACTGGAGACCACGTCGGGCGCCTTGGCCCTGTACAGGGCAGAGCTGCTCTACGACCACCTGGACGCTTACGAGGTGGAGTGCGGAACCGGGGACGATCGCTGGCTGGCGCTGAGGGCCCTCATGCGCGGTGAGGTCGTGGCCGTCAATGAGGCCGGCGTGGTCACTGACATGCCCACCACGCTGAAGAAGACCTACCGCCAGCGTCTGCGCTGGGCCCGGTCATGGTGGTGGATGCTGCCGTTCGTGTACTCGCGGCTGTCCCTCAAGCAGCTCATCTCGCCGACCTTCGGTCTGCTCCAGCTCGTCATCACCCCTGTGATGCTGGCCTGGACTGTCGTGATGACGGTGATGACCCTGGGCGGCCGATACCACAACCCCGGCGTGGCCCTGGTGTACCTCGCGGTGTACCTCGTAGTCCGATACGGCCAGTCAGGTCTGTACGTACTCATGCGGCCGGACATGACCACACGCCAGCGGTGGCGCTCGTGGCTTGTCGGAACCCCGTCGTCCGTGTTTATGAACATCGTGCTGCTGTGCCCCACCCGCTACTGGGCTCTGTTCAAGCTTCGTGACAACGCGTGGCAGTCGCGAGGACTGACGGCCAAGACGGCTCTCCCCAAGGGGCGCCACCGCGCCGAGTCCAAGAACGTGATCAACGCCTAG
- a CDS encoding nucleic acid/nucleotide deaminase domain-containing protein, translating to MGKKLPDELVEVLDLVGVKWPNIDEDEVRGSAKDYRHLAEGIRDVITEGNKACSHIVAGRSKGKTVDALDRRWGKLTTKDLTTFIKALDDLADALDDCAGFIEGCKIACIAELSTAAAAATAGVIGMFFTVGLSGLLSAAAIAACRFALHEAIDYAIGEITSVVTDKIEAKILGKIEDLFTDQLDAHDDNDLSRYATGSADMAQDLAIEFDEFEKASGGYDETKRNFDKKKNAHKTGGAKRRSSVKKDSRFHKLSTVMDKAEDAVEKKTDETVHVLEKHGGKIDDSKKEHKKSDEKTKRDLDGCKDVRTYILNSDGSVDRLLPNGQIDSDGLTATDRRNLTSIIEPDGTVWRPQTDKDLRKWRTGKGHTGVVTSKKVDPFTNDLGQATQLARKARDDYGAGNYAAGRYIDPKSNQESILVGYSDDRFHSERNIGHPLLHNGAQSGLQEVFTEREPCQKNPRCNKWLDYYFKPANPDLTVTHAADYDQSDKSTQNKEHAAYMDRLKKAHGKN from the coding sequence GTGGGAAAGAAGCTGCCCGACGAGCTCGTCGAGGTGCTCGACCTCGTCGGCGTCAAGTGGCCCAACATAGACGAGGACGAGGTCCGCGGCAGCGCCAAGGACTACCGCCACCTGGCCGAGGGCATCCGCGACGTCATCACCGAGGGCAACAAGGCCTGCTCTCATATCGTCGCCGGCCGCAGTAAGGGCAAGACCGTCGATGCGCTCGACCGGCGCTGGGGCAAACTCACCACCAAAGACCTGACCACCTTCATTAAAGCCCTCGACGATCTGGCAGATGCCCTCGACGACTGCGCCGGCTTCATCGAAGGTTGCAAGATCGCCTGCATCGCCGAGCTGAGCACCGCCGCCGCGGCCGCCACCGCAGGCGTCATCGGCATGTTCTTCACCGTCGGCCTCAGCGGCCTGCTCAGCGCAGCAGCCATCGCCGCCTGCCGCTTCGCCCTGCACGAAGCCATCGACTACGCCATCGGCGAGATCACCTCGGTCGTCACTGACAAGATCGAGGCAAAGATCCTCGGCAAGATCGAGGACCTGTTCACCGACCAGCTCGACGCCCACGACGACAACGACCTCTCCCGCTACGCCACCGGTAGCGCCGACATGGCCCAGGACCTGGCCATCGAGTTCGATGAGTTCGAGAAGGCCTCGGGCGGCTACGACGAGACCAAGCGCAACTTCGATAAGAAGAAGAACGCGCACAAGACCGGCGGTGCCAAGCGCCGCAGTTCCGTCAAGAAGGACAGCCGCTTCCACAAACTGTCCACCGTCATGGACAAGGCCGAGGACGCCGTCGAGAAGAAGACCGACGAAACCGTCCACGTCCTGGAGAAGCACGGCGGCAAGATCGACGACTCCAAGAAGGAACACAAGAAGAGCGACGAGAAGACCAAACGCGACCTCGACGGCTGCAAGGACGTCCGGACCTACATCCTCAACTCGGACGGCTCCGTGGACCGGCTACTACCCAACGGGCAGATCGATTCGGACGGCCTGACAGCGACAGACCGCAGGAACCTGACCAGCATTATCGAGCCGGACGGGACGGTCTGGCGCCCCCAGACCGACAAGGATCTCCGCAAGTGGCGCACCGGCAAAGGGCACACCGGCGTCGTCACTTCCAAAAAGGTCGACCCGTTCACCAACGACCTCGGCCAGGCCACCCAGCTGGCACGCAAGGCCCGCGACGACTACGGGGCCGGGAACTACGCCGCCGGCCGCTACATCGACCCGAAAAGCAACCAGGAATCCATCCTCGTCGGCTACAGCGACGACCGGTTCCACTCCGAACGCAACATCGGCCACCCCCTACTGCACAACGGAGCACAGTCAGGCCTGCAAGAGGTTTTCACAGAAAGAGAACCATGTCAGAAGAATCCAAGATGCAACAAATGGCTTGACTACTACTTCAAGCCGGCCAACCCCGACCTGACCGTCACCCATGCCGCCGACTACGATCAGAGTGACAAGTCCACCCAGAACAAAGAGCACGCGGCCTACATGGACCGGCTCAAGAAGGCGCACGGGAAGAACTGA
- a CDS encoding DUF4287 domain-containing protein — MATQVKGPASYFPSIEKKYGRPIAEWKELIRAAPLSKHMELVNWLKSEHGVGHGHANALVAHTIAEDAGK, encoded by the coding sequence GTGGCCACCCAAGTGAAGGGCCCTGCCAGCTACTTCCCCTCCATCGAGAAGAAGTACGGCCGCCCGATCGCCGAATGGAAAGAGCTCATCCGCGCCGCCCCCCTCAGCAAGCACATGGAGCTCGTCAACTGGCTCAAGTCCGAACACGGTGTGGGCCACGGCCACGCCAACGCCCTCGTCGCCCACACCATCGCCGAGGACGCCGGCAAATAG
- a CDS encoding superinfection immunity protein, with protein sequence MLSNIGPLGLLFVTAAFLLLIAPTVIAYRRKVARLWLVVVVNLAGITGVLWFVALYMAMTMRTRAADITPPHVPRGTALS encoded by the coding sequence GTGCTTTCGAACATAGGTCCCCTTGGGCTGCTCTTCGTCACAGCAGCGTTCCTTCTCCTCATCGCGCCGACGGTGATCGCCTACCGCAGGAAGGTGGCACGCCTGTGGCTGGTTGTCGTGGTCAACCTGGCTGGCATCACGGGCGTGTTGTGGTTCGTGGCCCTGTACATGGCGATGACGATGCGCACCCGCGCAGCTGACATCACACCCCCGCACGTCCCGAGGGGCACCGCCCTGAGCTAG
- a CDS encoding nucleic acid/nucleotide deaminase domain-containing protein has product MSGPVQDSSLDHFGPDGMRRIPVPGAYRVRLPDGARRQLESVGVPLIVAPYFTAASPSDALTLGVFAGHHDLEPPPADMTDWLRIGTDRLAHLCVRPDGTVQAVFLDAVGEDDMLVSSSLAAFTAQLACLDRRLPVIAASRDLSVAAAAFRELNAELRLIDEAAFDARERWWPRVLDDVRHTLNFPFSSAFEYLDDAGSKQIVTDATGPGRAHPEELLWSRLEEQGIAPEQVRRVYCELQPCMMPGHYCAVWLQRTFPHAEFTHSFDYGPEAASREEGLKELITYAAQQARR; this is encoded by the coding sequence ATGTCCGGGCCCGTGCAGGACTCGTCGCTTGACCATTTCGGCCCCGACGGGATGCGCCGGATTCCTGTTCCTGGCGCCTACAGGGTACGTCTGCCCGACGGAGCCCGCCGGCAGCTGGAGAGCGTGGGAGTGCCGCTCATCGTGGCCCCCTACTTCACCGCGGCGAGCCCTTCGGACGCCCTCACGCTCGGCGTGTTCGCAGGTCACCATGACCTTGAGCCGCCGCCTGCCGACATGACCGACTGGCTGCGCATCGGCACCGACCGCCTGGCGCACCTGTGTGTGCGTCCCGACGGCACCGTGCAGGCCGTGTTCCTGGACGCGGTGGGGGAGGACGACATGCTGGTCTCCTCGAGCCTGGCCGCGTTCACCGCCCAACTCGCCTGCCTGGACCGCCGACTGCCCGTGATCGCCGCATCGAGGGACCTCTCGGTGGCCGCGGCCGCGTTCCGCGAACTCAACGCTGAACTGCGCCTGATCGACGAGGCGGCGTTCGACGCGCGCGAACGCTGGTGGCCGCGTGTCCTGGACGACGTCCGTCACACCCTGAACTTCCCGTTCTCCTCCGCATTCGAGTACCTCGACGACGCAGGCAGCAAGCAGATCGTCACCGACGCCACCGGACCGGGGCGCGCCCACCCCGAGGAACTTCTCTGGAGCCGGCTCGAGGAACAGGGCATTGCGCCGGAACAGGTCCGCCGCGTCTACTGCGAACTGCAGCCGTGCATGATGCCGGGCCACTACTGCGCCGTCTGGCTGCAACGCACCTTCCCTCACGCCGAGTTCACCCACAGCTTCGACTACGGGCCGGAAGCGGCGTCCCGCGAGGAAGGCCTCAAGGAACTGATCACCTACGCGGCGCAGCAGGCCCGGCGGTGA
- a CDS encoding nucleotide sugar dehydrogenase: protein MHICVLGQGYVGLPLALQAAEAGYIVTGYEPDQNRCQRLATGSSYIEDIDSTRLQDVLQSGAYTPTSDPKDLKGFDVAVITVPTPLTDRAPDLSCVREAGRTLARWLEPGATVVLESTTHPGTTRDVLVPLLEEGSGLIAGRDFHVGFSPERIDPGNTLWRLENTPKIVAGLTQACLRRVKAFYDSVTDVTVPASGLEEAELAKVFENTYRHVNIALVNELSRMAHTLGVDVWHTLELAATKPFGFTKFLPGPGVGGHCLPIDPVYLSHHVKTQHGQTFRLVELAQDINESQPDYVVRRLQDALSRRFRRSVHGARILALGAAYKPGTSDARQSPAIQVIDRLRAMGADVTVVDPYLTEGGRRDIPFASAGDGTSVADFDAVLLLTQHGEFDLTQLAAEAAYVLDTRGVMTRAQHIERL from the coding sequence ATGCACATCTGCGTTCTAGGGCAGGGCTATGTCGGCCTGCCTCTGGCCCTGCAGGCCGCCGAGGCCGGCTACATCGTGACTGGCTACGAACCCGACCAAAACCGCTGCCAGCGACTGGCCACCGGCTCGTCCTACATCGAGGACATCGACTCGACTCGTCTGCAGGACGTGCTGCAATCGGGGGCCTACACCCCGACCTCGGATCCGAAGGATCTCAAGGGTTTCGACGTCGCCGTCATCACGGTACCGACACCGCTGACCGACCGTGCCCCCGACCTCAGTTGTGTGCGCGAGGCCGGCCGAACCCTGGCCAGATGGCTGGAGCCGGGCGCCACCGTGGTACTGGAGTCGACCACGCACCCCGGTACCACCCGCGATGTGCTCGTCCCTCTGCTGGAGGAGGGCTCGGGCCTCATCGCCGGACGCGACTTCCATGTCGGGTTCAGCCCCGAGCGCATCGACCCCGGCAACACGCTCTGGCGTCTGGAAAACACGCCCAAGATCGTTGCTGGTCTCACACAAGCCTGCCTGCGCCGCGTGAAGGCCTTCTACGACTCCGTCACCGACGTCACCGTGCCGGCCTCCGGTCTGGAAGAAGCCGAGCTGGCCAAGGTGTTCGAGAACACCTACCGGCACGTCAACATCGCCCTGGTCAACGAACTCTCCCGGATGGCACACACCCTCGGCGTGGACGTCTGGCACACCCTGGAGTTGGCCGCGACCAAGCCGTTCGGGTTCACCAAGTTCCTGCCCGGCCCCGGCGTCGGCGGACACTGCCTGCCCATCGACCCCGTCTACCTCAGCCATCACGTCAAAACGCAGCACGGGCAGACCTTCAGGCTCGTTGAGCTGGCCCAGGACATCAACGAAAGCCAGCCCGACTACGTGGTGCGCCGCCTGCAGGATGCACTCAGCCGCCGCTTCCGCCGCAGCGTGCACGGGGCCCGCATCCTCGCCCTCGGCGCCGCCTACAAGCCCGGCACGTCCGACGCCCGCCAATCACCGGCCATCCAGGTCATCGACCGGCTGCGCGCCATGGGCGCCGATGTCACCGTCGTCGACCCCTACCTGACCGAAGGCGGCCGCCGGGACATCCCCTTCGCATCCGCGGGAGACGGCACGAGCGTTGCCGACTTCGACGCCGTCCTCCTGCTCACCCAACACGGCGAATTCGACCTCACGCAACTCGCCGCCGAGGCCGCCTACGTCCTCGACACCCGCGGCGTCATGACGCGCGCCCAGCACATCGAGCGGCTCTAG
- a CDS encoding DUF4352 domain-containing protein, translating into MNRAAKTVAALLLAGLLPLTAACNSGSEVTTTPNKKSDIKADDKPAKKPAEKPAKEAAKKDAKTGDTITLKGMEDGSQLDVTVVKVVDPAKSSDDFMTPESGKRWIGVQFKLVNSGTKAYNDSPSNGAQVADAEGQQFQSTFGDITAGPSMSSSVKLTPGGKALGWIVFEAPTSSKVTQVQFAMDSGFSDQTGQWGIG; encoded by the coding sequence ATGAACCGCGCCGCCAAGACCGTTGCAGCCCTGCTCCTCGCGGGCCTCCTCCCCCTCACCGCCGCATGCAACAGCGGCTCCGAGGTCACCACCACTCCGAACAAGAAGAGCGACATCAAGGCGGACGACAAGCCCGCCAAGAAGCCGGCCGAGAAGCCGGCCAAGGAAGCCGCAAAGAAGGACGCCAAGACCGGCGACACCATCACCCTCAAGGGCATGGAAGACGGTAGTCAGCTCGACGTCACCGTCGTCAAGGTCGTCGACCCCGCCAAGAGCAGCGACGACTTCATGACCCCGGAGTCCGGTAAGCGCTGGATCGGCGTCCAGTTCAAGCTCGTCAACTCCGGCACCAAGGCGTACAACGACAGCCCCTCCAACGGGGCTCAGGTCGCCGACGCCGAGGGACAGCAGTTCCAGTCCACGTTCGGGGACATCACGGCCGGCCCGTCCATGTCGTCCAGCGTCAAGCTGACCCCTGGCGGGAAGGCACTCGGCTGGATCGTGTTCGAGGCCCCGACTAGCTCGAAGGTGACGCAGGTGCAGTTCGCCATGGACTCCGGCTTCTCGGACCAGACCGGCCAGTGGGGCATCGGCTGA
- a CDS encoding protein NO VEIN domain-containing protein produces MKSSTFVMVHVGQSTEAQRNLVHGIETLSWGFPEEKPEYRDAHPQFALLATGASPRVQLENWLQDTATLYLFQVRGGFYEGRSWHWPDEEAERRLKYPQRFGIEPLARLENIPLGPKGPLTEAGSDAIRRSGTDRGMGKLVQMPAQRLLELARIPFDPDEPEDVPLDKSPGFTAEQVEGKKKPQRRRRGAGYISDPKKRKAIELHAENHAVAHYEKHGWTVERLGKPYDLRCTRGTEELHVEVKGTTGAATSVELTINEVLHARDKDNTVDLYVVSDIKVDTQTDPYTASGNKITLFTDWEPAEEDLRPRKYEYRLPDTTG; encoded by the coding sequence ATGAAGAGTTCGACGTTCGTCATGGTCCATGTCGGCCAGAGCACTGAAGCCCAGCGCAACCTCGTCCACGGCATCGAGACACTGTCCTGGGGCTTCCCCGAGGAAAAACCCGAATACAGGGACGCCCACCCGCAGTTCGCGCTCCTGGCCACCGGAGCCTCGCCGCGAGTCCAGCTCGAGAACTGGCTTCAGGACACCGCAACGCTCTACCTCTTCCAGGTCCGCGGCGGCTTCTACGAGGGCCGGTCCTGGCACTGGCCCGACGAAGAGGCCGAGCGGCGCCTGAAGTACCCCCAGCGCTTCGGCATCGAACCCCTCGCGCGGCTCGAGAACATCCCCCTGGGCCCCAAGGGACCGCTCACCGAAGCAGGCAGCGACGCCATCCGCCGCTCAGGCACCGACCGGGGCATGGGCAAGCTCGTTCAGATGCCGGCCCAGCGCCTCCTGGAGCTGGCCAGGATCCCCTTCGACCCCGACGAGCCCGAAGACGTGCCCCTGGACAAGTCACCGGGCTTCACGGCGGAACAGGTGGAGGGCAAGAAGAAGCCCCAGCGGCGCCGCCGCGGCGCCGGCTACATCTCCGACCCGAAGAAACGCAAAGCCATCGAACTGCACGCAGAGAACCACGCAGTTGCCCACTACGAGAAGCACGGCTGGACGGTCGAGAGGCTGGGCAAGCCCTACGACCTGCGCTGCACCCGCGGCACGGAAGAACTCCATGTCGAGGTCAAAGGCACCACGGGAGCCGCGACGAGCGTAGAGCTGACGATCAACGAGGTCCTGCACGCCAGGGACAAGGACAACACCGTCGACCTCTACGTCGTCAGCGACATCAAGGTCGATACCCAGACCGACCCCTACACCGCCAGCGGCAACAAGATCACGCTCTTCACCGACTGGGAGCCGGCCGAGGAGGACCTGAGGCCCCGCAAGTACGAGTACCGGCTCCCGGACACCACCGGCTGA